The genomic region taaaatggctagaaatagcattttagcttagcgtaaagctgacaatttacacaaggtttatttctatctCTTCTATTTTTTCTAagtatttcaccgctgttcaaatgcactttggatcgcatcatttatatgtataaatgttttccatctgaaaggactaaatattaaatgaaacaaatgacaataaaatgcaaagtaatctcatcagtaatcaaaataccttttgaatgtaactgtattctaattatcagtgatttaaattgtaactgaagtggaatacagttacttatattttgtattttaaatacgtaatcctgttacatgtattccgttactccccaaccctgtatatatatatatatatatatatatatatatatatatatatatatatatatatatgtatgtatatataaaacagaaaaaaacagttGATGCTGAAATACTGAAATAAACAGTTGTGGCTAGGAAACCAGGACACACTATACTCTGTGAGATTTACTTGCTTAGTTTCTTAGTCTTTACTGTCCTCAACCTTTTCCCTGAAATGCTAAAGTTTTAACACGACAGCGGTTAAAGGATTCATTCACATGCATGCACACTGAATACAGAGAAAATTCATGAGCTCAGACAAGGAACTTTCTCCCTTTTACTGGTTTCAAAAAGAGCAATTTATCACAAGTGCAGCCCCTGACACATAGCTGCAGGAGGCGAGGTACAAACAGTTTAGTCTTCACACCAAATTCACAAATTAATTCTAATGCCACCACAGGAGACTGTacttgtgtgtgtctttgttatGTTTAGTTCAAAACAGCACATTCATCATCaagtttcctttttatttttccaaatacTATGCTTTATCTTAAATGGAACAAACCATCTGAATGAAAACTGAAGCAAAAAGTAACTATAAAAATCTGTATAATGTATACAAATTTAGTTAAAGAGAATATGGCACAAAGCTTATCCTTTACATTCAATGCCATTGAGTtaatctgtttttatatttaaactATATTGAATAACAACCAATTATACACATTTCATTAAGAACATCAATCCTTATTGTAGGGCTATATAAATGGATATGTTCTTTGTGTTACAGATGCAAGACATATGAGGAATGCTGTGGCACACAATGCTGTGTACGAGCCCTCTCAATCCAGAGAATATGGTATTTCTGGTGAGTCACTTGCGATTTATCTAGTTCTTTGtcttttagcagatgcttttgacCCAGAGTGACCTATATATAAATTGCTGGGAGAGTCCTTCTGAGGCAATGTTAAATTAAGTTGTCTTCCAGTTTGTGTATTGCCCTACCTGGATAAACATAATCTCTCTCCTTACTATTGCTCTGTATGGTTACTTGATAATTTCTCCCTAAATATCtaaaggggtaaaaaaaaaagaaaaaaagaaaaaagaaacactaGTCCTctgtgtgtgctcttttaaagGAAAAATGAATACTCATTGTCATTATGTACTCactctcatatcgttccaaaACCATCTGACATTCTTAATctattaaacaaaaaattacacattttcagGAATGTTACAATTGCTGATTTTTATACAATAGCAGTTAATAGttactcactttttttttctgcacattttctccccaatttggaatgcacaattcctaatgcgctctaaatccttgtcgtggcgtagtgacttgcctcaatccaggtggcagaggacgaatctcagttgcctccgcgtcagagaccgtcaatccacgcatcttatcacgtggcttgttgagcgcgttaccgcggagacctagcgcatgtggagacaAGTCGGAAtaatttatgacacttttgggtgcttttttaagctttaaagtgagccactatcaactgctattgtatagAAATCAGTGAACAGGACATActttaaatatctccttttgtcaacagtagaaagaaattcatatgggtttagaacgacatgagggtaagtaaataatgacagaatttacattttgggtgaactatactttaaaGGAGGAGATTggaagaaataaattattttaacattcaagCTATTCATTTTATCATTAGACTGGCATGCACTCCCTGGGAGTCCTACCAATAACCTTGGCATGGCAAGCACTATGctgtaccagttgagctacattaACTTATTAATGGGCTGTTTTTGATTGGTCTGTAGGCTACTGCTGATGATTGGTATTCTGTGCTGCTGCAGTGCTGGATACTTCATTCGCAGACGCTTGCACCTTTCCTCTCTCCCTGAGGCACCTGATTTTAAAGTGGCCTTCACTAGACACCCCATCATATCACCAGGTAAGCCTTCTGTATCCTAGCCTCCAACACACAACTTTCATATGGTGTCATCCACTGTGTTTTATGTGTTGGCAGGACCACGCCAGACTGGCTTTCAGAGTTATGGAGACTCAGAGACTGCAGCCATTTTAACTGTCAACCCAGTGCAGACTCACCCCAGTCACTTGACTGCAGTGTACTCAGCCCTGCCGTCCCACTACGGCCAGCCTCCTCCTTCTTATGATCAAACCATGCAGGACTTAAGAAATAAATAGAAGAATAAACAGACTTTAGAGGTATTCTAAAGAGACCCCACTACATTACCTCAAAGCATTTACTTTTTACAAT from Myxocyprinus asiaticus isolate MX2 ecotype Aquarium Trade chromosome 5, UBuf_Myxa_2, whole genome shotgun sequence harbors:
- the vopp1a gene encoding vesicular, overexpressed in cancer, prosurvival protein 1 → MITLCLIAETIAEKKYCWYFEGGDPVYLICKTYEECCGTQCCVRALSIQRIWYFWLLLMIGILCCCSAGYFIRRRLHLSSLPEAPDFKVAFTRHPIISPGPRQTGFQSYGDSETAAILTVNPVQTHPSHLTAVYSALPSHYGQPPPSYDQTMQDLRNK